Proteins encoded by one window of Porphyrobacter sp. YT40:
- a CDS encoding TonB-dependent receptor, protein MLKHAWLMGVSVLAFDPLSAQVAQDRGGTANEPNGSAEPVDADEIVVTGFRKGEVEAVRAKRENFVVSDAIVSDDIGRLPDQNTAAALRRIPGISVQNDQNEPRFPSIRGLPPTYNRTQVNGAIVATGDNGGSRTVPLDTVPANFAKRLEVFKTITPEMDPNAIGGIINIVTRSAFDSEGPFLNATAALTGIEQSKDVADERISWRANAQAGTRFGPEGQFGIVGQLNYSVRNYDITQFENATPSFREYTAAGAPVDLGSPTGNGIPVPVQERLFLYNNVRERIGGALTLEWQASPRLYMRLFGTYNRFKDNETRDENRLEQVGNVTNQTATTGTFNSARNVINLNLPINSQEIWNVQYNARIEASDALRIDLDAIYSGAQGKEIGRGETFRSASSAAFAFDYDTSDFFFEFTPRNPTSLADPALQPFLSRTESLNTTNQDIYEGRLAFTYDWALGGTDIELKAGGIFRRTDHVRNQDQTTYTLAAGSGVTYTLADAFVRKPLSVIGGKTFDLAIDRDAALAFFNANRGAFTAATNNVNGDFTVTEDVYGGFIQAKLSLGDVEALGGVRYERTDVSSGSVRVSGGVTTPSNVDGGFDDVLPSLHLRWNAAENVVLRAAWTNTIGRANFGDVTARETLNIVAGNLPTLARGNPDLQPRKSMGLDASVEYYTNNDGLISVGMFYKDIKDEIYSITSIETIDLGLGRGAEQVEVTQPQNAQSATIFGIEAAIQQSLTFLPQPFDGLGVNLNATYVDSDLEVLTTAGPRSLGFFFQPRWAWNATAFYVNGPVEARVAYNYTGNFLETINQTIPGADQFWKWRGTLDAQIRVRVTPNVHLFIEGENLTNSRRIELTGPNRDLLQESAQFGRAFSVGASVVL, encoded by the coding sequence ATGCTTAAGCACGCATGGCTGATGGGCGTTTCCGTACTTGCCTTCGATCCGCTCTCGGCGCAGGTCGCCCAGGATCGGGGAGGAACCGCGAACGAGCCGAACGGATCTGCCGAACCCGTAGATGCGGATGAGATCGTCGTCACCGGCTTCCGCAAGGGCGAAGTCGAGGCGGTGCGTGCCAAGCGGGAGAACTTCGTCGTCTCCGACGCGATCGTCTCCGACGACATCGGCCGCCTGCCCGATCAGAACACCGCCGCAGCGCTGCGCCGCATCCCTGGCATCTCGGTGCAGAACGACCAGAACGAGCCGCGCTTCCCCTCTATCCGTGGCCTGCCGCCGACCTACAACCGCACTCAGGTGAACGGTGCGATCGTGGCGACCGGCGACAACGGCGGCTCGCGCACCGTGCCGCTCGACACAGTGCCCGCCAACTTCGCGAAGCGACTCGAGGTGTTCAAGACCATCACGCCCGAAATGGACCCCAATGCGATCGGCGGGATCATCAATATCGTCACCCGCAGCGCCTTCGACAGCGAAGGGCCTTTCCTCAACGCGACCGCCGCCTTGACCGGGATCGAGCAGTCGAAGGACGTCGCCGACGAGCGGATCAGCTGGCGCGCCAATGCGCAGGCCGGCACGCGTTTCGGGCCCGAGGGGCAATTCGGCATCGTAGGCCAGCTCAATTACTCGGTGCGCAACTACGACATCACCCAGTTCGAGAACGCCACACCCTCTTTCCGGGAATACACAGCCGCCGGCGCGCCGGTCGATCTCGGCAGCCCCACCGGCAACGGCATACCGGTGCCGGTGCAGGAGCGACTGTTCCTCTACAATAACGTGCGCGAGCGGATCGGCGGTGCGCTGACGCTCGAATGGCAGGCGAGCCCGCGGCTCTACATGCGCCTGTTCGGCACCTACAACCGCTTCAAGGATAACGAAACGCGCGATGAAAACCGGCTGGAGCAGGTCGGCAACGTCACAAACCAGACCGCCACCACCGGCACCTTCAATAGCGCGCGCAACGTCATCAACCTGAACCTGCCGATCAACAGCCAGGAAATCTGGAACGTCCAGTACAATGCGCGGATCGAGGCGAGCGATGCGCTGCGCATCGATCTCGACGCGATCTATTCGGGGGCGCAGGGCAAGGAAATCGGGCGCGGTGAGACCTTCCGTTCGGCCTCGAGCGCGGCTTTCGCCTTCGACTACGACACCTCGGACTTCTTCTTCGAGTTCACTCCGCGCAACCCCACCAGCCTCGCCGACCCGGCGCTGCAGCCGTTCCTGAGCCGGACCGAGAGCCTCAACACCACCAATCAGGACATATACGAGGGCCGGCTCGCCTTCACCTACGACTGGGCGCTGGGCGGCACCGACATCGAACTCAAGGCGGGCGGGATCTTTCGCCGCACCGATCACGTGCGCAACCAAGACCAGACCACCTATACACTCGCGGCAGGATCGGGCGTGACCTATACGCTCGCCGACGCCTTCGTGCGCAAGCCGCTTTCGGTGATCGGCGGGAAGACCTTCGACCTCGCTATCGACCGCGATGCCGCGCTCGCCTTCTTCAACGCCAACCGCGGCGCCTTCACCGCGGCCACCAACAACGTCAACGGCGACTTCACTGTCACCGAGGACGTCTATGGCGGTTTCATCCAGGCCAAGTTGAGCCTGGGCGATGTCGAGGCGCTAGGCGGTGTGCGTTACGAGCGCACCGATGTCTCCTCGGGCTCGGTGCGAGTATCGGGGGGCGTGACGACGCCCTCGAACGTCGATGGCGGCTTCGACGATGTCCTGCCGAGCCTCCACCTGCGCTGGAACGCGGCCGAGAATGTCGTGCTGCGCGCCGCCTGGACCAACACCATCGGCCGCGCCAACTTCGGCGACGTGACCGCACGCGAAACGCTCAACATCGTCGCCGGAAACCTGCCGACCCTGGCGCGCGGCAATCCCGATCTCCAGCCGCGCAAGTCGATGGGGCTCGATGCCTCGGTGGAATATTACACCAACAACGATGGTCTCATCTCGGTCGGTATGTTCTACAAGGACATCAAGGACGAGATCTATTCGATCACCTCGATCGAGACGATCGACCTCGGGCTCGGCCGCGGGGCGGAGCAGGTCGAGGTGACCCAGCCGCAGAACGCCCAGTCGGCGACGATCTTCGGGATCGAGGCGGCGATCCAGCAATCGCTGACCTTTCTGCCCCAACCATTCGACGGGCTGGGGGTCAACCTCAATGCGACCTATGTCGACAGCGATCTCGAGGTGCTGACGACGGCCGGCCCGCGAAGCCTCGGCTTCTTTTTCCAGCCGCGCTGGGCGTGGAACGCGACTGCCTTCTACGTCAACGGTCCGGTGGAGGCGCGGGTCGCCTACAATTACACGGGCAACTTCCTCGAAACGATCAACCAGACGATCCCGGGCGCGGACCAGTTCTGGAAGTGGCGCGGCACGCTCGACGCACAGATCCGCGTCCGGGTTACGCCCAATGTCCACCTGTTCATCGAGGGCGAGAACCTCACCAACAGCCGCCGTATCGAGCTGACCGGGCCGAACCGCGATTTGCTGCAGGAATCCGCGCAGTTCGGGCGCGCCTTCAGCGTCGGCGCCTCGGTGGTGCTGTGA
- a CDS encoding type ISP restriction/modification enzyme yields MAEDKLAFLAASNLTEATPIKLKPSSRGDWLDLGDDAFGDFLPIADAATKAAPPGSRDRAIFKLYSLGVSTNRDEWVYDRNHDHLSSKMLSFIDAYDATTTSAQDYDDTIKWSRNLKRRLSQGRREAFDVQKQRLSLYRPFSTRWLYQSSLYVDELGSADAISPPGMSNQLICFPAGGRLDFVPFSTAALPSLTVLSLDANQCLPRFRYSKSGERFDNITDWALNKFIAHYGKKGMSKDAIFAYCYAVLHDPVYREKYALNLKREFPRIPFYSDFAQWAAWGEALMKLHIEYEQVEPFALQRIETPAKRAAGTHPKPVLRSNPETGSIMIDADTQLSGIPPEAWEYRLGNRSGIDWVLDQHKEKKPRDPTIAAKFNTYRFADYKEPCIDLLAKVVTVSLETVKITKAMGELDRADWEG; encoded by the coding sequence ATTGCCGAGGACAAGCTCGCGTTTCTCGCCGCTTCCAACCTTACCGAGGCGACCCCTATCAAGCTAAAGCCTAGCTCACGTGGCGACTGGCTCGATCTCGGCGACGATGCCTTTGGCGACTTCCTTCCTATTGCCGATGCTGCGACAAAGGCTGCACCGCCCGGGAGCCGCGATAGAGCTATCTTCAAGCTTTACTCTCTCGGGGTTTCGACGAACCGAGATGAATGGGTCTACGACCGCAATCACGATCATCTCTCGAGTAAGATGCTGTCGTTTATCGATGCCTATGATGCCACAACGACGAGTGCACAAGATTATGACGATACCATAAAGTGGTCGCGAAACCTTAAGCGGCGATTGTCGCAGGGTCGAAGAGAGGCATTCGACGTACAGAAGCAAAGGCTATCGCTCTATCGACCATTTTCGACCCGATGGCTTTATCAGTCGAGCCTGTACGTAGATGAACTTGGGTCCGCAGATGCGATCTCCCCACCGGGGATGTCTAATCAATTGATCTGCTTCCCGGCTGGCGGGCGGCTGGACTTCGTTCCATTTTCGACCGCAGCGCTTCCCTCGTTGACCGTGCTATCGCTCGACGCAAACCAGTGCCTACCTCGCTTTCGCTACAGCAAGTCCGGCGAGCGCTTCGACAACATCACCGATTGGGCCCTGAACAAGTTCATCGCCCACTACGGCAAGAAGGGCATGAGCAAGGATGCGATCTTTGCCTACTGCTATGCCGTCCTCCACGATCCGGTCTACCGCGAGAAATACGCGCTGAACCTCAAGCGCGAGTTCCCGCGCATTCCCTTCTACTCGGATTTTGCGCAGTGGGCGGCATGGGGCGAGGCGCTGATGAAGCTGCACATCGAATACGAACAGGTCGAACCCTTCGCCCTGCAACGCATCGAAACCCCCGCCAAACGCGCCGCTGGCACGCATCCCAAGCCGGTGCTCAGGTCCAATCCGGAAACCGGCTCGATCATGATCGACGCCGACACCCAGCTGTCCGGGATCCCGCCCGAAGCCTGGGAATACCGCCTCGGCAACCGCTCCGGCATCGACTGGGTGCTCGACCAGCACAAGGAAAAGAAACCCCGCGACCCCACCATAGCCGCCAAATTCAACACCTACCGCTTCGCCGACTACAAGGAACCCTGCATCGACCTGCTGGCAAAGGTGGTGACGGTGAGTTTGGAAACGGTGAAGATCACGAAGGCGATGGGTGAGTTGGATAGGGCTGATTGGGAAGGCTGA
- a CDS encoding glycosyltransferase, which yields MTLTELQIASANAILFLAFGCFLVVAARNGISLLQLLLATWVFATRTKPGRSSIELWRRYGDLALPVSVIAPAFNEELSIVESVKSLLSLEYPHHEVIVVNDGSKDDTLGALIRGFDMEPHERMQIAALQKTQIRGTYRSRRYPNLFVVDKENGRKADAANAGIGFARTPLVCVIDADSIIETDGLLRAAEPFMHDDGRLVAVGGTIRIANGCEIEGGALRRIGVDTKLVPRFQIVEYLRAFLSSRVANAHTDTLLLISGAFGMFRRDVLIEIGGYRHDTVGEDLELVVRIHRYMREQKREYAIKFVPDIVCWTEAPANLAGLKGQRSRWQQGALETLQRHRRMIFNPRYGRIGMIAMPQLILEDVIGPPAEVIGYLVIPAAIALGILDPMMALAFLGVTVLFGTGLSLGSLALEEVQLRRTPTARDLYRIGEAALLENFGFRQMNLIYRLRGIRSFLRSDTKWEAVPRIGFNQPS from the coding sequence ATGACCTTGACCGAGCTTCAGATCGCCTCTGCCAATGCGATCCTGTTTCTGGCTTTCGGCTGCTTTCTGGTCGTCGCGGCACGCAACGGGATCAGCTTGTTGCAGCTCCTTCTCGCCACCTGGGTATTTGCCACCCGCACCAAGCCCGGCCGCAGCTCGATCGAGCTGTGGAGGCGCTATGGCGATCTGGCTCTCCCGGTTTCGGTGATCGCGCCTGCCTTCAACGAAGAGCTTTCGATTGTCGAAAGCGTAAAGTCGCTGCTTTCGCTTGAATATCCGCATCACGAGGTGATCGTCGTCAATGACGGATCGAAGGACGACACGCTAGGCGCCCTGATCCGCGGTTTCGACATGGAGCCGCACGAGCGGATGCAGATCGCGGCCCTGCAGAAGACCCAAATCCGCGGCACCTACCGCTCGCGGCGCTATCCGAACCTGTTCGTCGTCGACAAGGAAAACGGGCGCAAGGCCGATGCCGCCAATGCCGGGATCGGCTTTGCCCGTACGCCGCTGGTGTGCGTGATCGACGCGGACTCGATCATCGAAACCGACGGGCTGCTGCGCGCCGCCGAGCCTTTCATGCATGATGACGGACGTCTGGTGGCCGTCGGTGGCACGATCCGGATCGCCAATGGCTGCGAGATCGAGGGCGGAGCGCTGCGTCGGATCGGCGTGGACACCAAGCTTGTGCCGCGTTTCCAGATTGTCGAATATTTGCGTGCCTTTCTGTCCAGCCGCGTCGCCAACGCGCACACTGACACGCTGCTGCTTATCTCCGGTGCCTTCGGCATGTTTCGCCGCGATGTGTTGATCGAGATCGGCGGTTATCGCCACGACACGGTTGGCGAAGATCTCGAGCTGGTGGTGCGCATCCACCGCTACATGCGCGAACAGAAGCGCGAATACGCCATCAAGTTCGTGCCGGACATCGTCTGCTGGACCGAAGCGCCTGCCAATCTCGCCGGGCTCAAAGGCCAGCGTTCGCGGTGGCAGCAGGGCGCGCTGGAGACGCTCCAGCGGCATCGCCGGATGATCTTCAACCCGCGTTATGGCCGCATCGGAATGATCGCCATGCCGCAACTGATCCTTGAGGATGTGATCGGCCCGCCCGCCGAGGTGATCGGCTACCTCGTGATACCTGCAGCGATCGCGCTCGGCATTCTCGATCCGATGATGGCGCTCGCTTTCCTCGGCGTCACTGTGCTGTTCGGCACCGGACTGAGCCTCGGCAGCCTTGCGCTGGAGGAGGTGCAACTGCGCCGCACCCCGACCGCCCGCGATCTCTACCGCATCGGTGAGGCCGCTTTGCTCGAGAATTTCGGGTTCAGGCAGATGAACCTCATCTATCGCCTGCGCGGCATCCGCAGCTTCCTGCGCAGCGACACGAAGTGGGAAGCTGTGCCGCGGATCGGGTTCAACCAGCCCAGCTGA
- a CDS encoding PAS domain S-box protein gives MEKPIGPPLHTPLMRGARGFISLPVVGAIFAILGYLGVNLTLETGRIAAFWIGNALVIGLLLGRRPAYQMTVVAVCFLANVLSNFAIGDTAEVAFGLASANLLEITLAIYVLQRFVLRSQTFDTLLDFAKLAGISVLIPFGPAVVAATVFANVSGADFATTVVQWLAAHCLPIPIFGSMVLIVRQTIRSDQPLDGATARKWAAVLVAVAIAVPAIFAQSTFPFLFLAAPVVIFAAFQTGRLGTTIVVAIIAVAATAATILDSGPISLVRGGPREEVIALQVFLASCLSVGLPVAVVLANRAKIRAELKESRDFVNTILDGIGDLVFRVDADWRFTYLNRRWQELTGYSSAQLLGETPFERLLDNSAFDFNRQRIAIETGRAGKDKHIVQTRTVDGRTLQIAIGLEAQFDADGSFVGAIGTGTDVTESIARSHALAESEARFRKLAEAAPVGIFQADSSGNITYVNSVWLKRFGLEREAMLGDGWKSALATGEEYEDDPAFTGFHKPGEGRRRIIRFRDRDGEDLWCETVNAAEFDEAGNISGYVGVLHDITARKQAQDQLAEREAQLALLADNATDAVLRLDLDGTCTYASPSAEQIFGIDHSLLIGQQFITGFHADDQQRVQSEFDGLAAGQRDQVRIAFRSESLLRRSTFHWLEANCGLVRDPETSEPRNIIASLRNIDETKRLEAALLEAKERAEAAVEAKSTFLANMSHEIRTPMNGVIGFTELALSGDLDEEQRQNLEMIAESGRAMMRLLNDLLDFAKIEAGQMSLASEPTDIRHKLQGALRIMEPVAVRKGLALRMTVEDDVPEWVVSDPLRLRQIMLNLVGNALKFTETGSVCVHVSHSKSTQHLTIEVIDTGIGIPSDQIDNVFEKFTQADSSIARRFGGTGLGLPICSQLAGLLGGSLRAESEVGVGSRFILTLPSVECDAPPRTEAPTTLDAPSGAALSLRVLVAEDNQINQQLTMAMLRKAGCTASLAEDGAEAIAMIAERHGTGEAFDIVLMDMQMPNLDGLQATRKIRAAGIGPDTLPIIALTANAYQEDVDACRDAGMQAHLTKPLRLRDLQGVLRLWARRGSTEASIDPAEESDALETDPRLQALYRERKQRALELVDGLLAQPGLEGTTIAKLASELHQIAGIAAFFGQAQLGEESQRLERELQGADGDKLDLLVRARALLAA, from the coding sequence ATGGAAAAGCCCATTGGCCCCCCTTTGCACACACCCCTGATGCGGGGCGCTCGCGGTTTCATCAGCTTGCCAGTCGTGGGGGCGATCTTCGCCATCCTCGGTTACCTCGGAGTCAATCTGACCCTCGAAACAGGTCGCATCGCGGCGTTCTGGATCGGCAACGCACTGGTCATCGGCTTATTGCTGGGGCGGCGGCCGGCTTATCAGATGACAGTGGTGGCCGTGTGCTTTCTGGCCAACGTCCTGTCCAATTTCGCCATTGGCGACACGGCGGAGGTCGCGTTCGGCCTCGCGAGTGCAAATTTGCTGGAAATCACGCTCGCCATTTACGTCTTGCAACGGTTCGTGCTGCGCAGTCAGACGTTCGATACCCTGCTTGATTTCGCCAAGCTGGCTGGCATCAGCGTCTTGATCCCGTTTGGCCCTGCCGTGGTCGCTGCTACCGTGTTCGCCAATGTAAGCGGAGCGGACTTTGCGACGACGGTCGTTCAATGGCTTGCAGCACATTGTCTGCCGATCCCGATCTTCGGGTCGATGGTCTTGATTGTGAGACAAACGATCCGGTCCGATCAACCTTTGGACGGTGCGACAGCCCGCAAGTGGGCAGCGGTACTCGTTGCAGTGGCAATCGCCGTTCCGGCGATCTTCGCCCAAAGCACGTTTCCATTCCTGTTTCTGGCCGCTCCGGTCGTGATTTTCGCAGCGTTCCAGACGGGCCGACTGGGAACCACCATTGTCGTTGCGATCATTGCCGTCGCCGCCACTGCTGCGACCATACTCGATAGCGGCCCGATCTCCCTCGTCCGGGGCGGACCGCGCGAGGAAGTGATCGCCTTGCAGGTCTTCCTTGCCTCTTGCCTTTCGGTCGGTCTTCCGGTGGCCGTGGTGCTGGCCAATCGGGCCAAGATCCGGGCCGAGCTCAAGGAAAGCCGGGATTTCGTCAACACGATCCTCGATGGCATCGGCGACCTTGTTTTCAGGGTCGATGCGGACTGGCGTTTCACCTACCTCAATCGCCGCTGGCAGGAGCTGACCGGTTATTCGAGCGCCCAGTTGCTCGGAGAAACCCCCTTCGAGCGGCTGCTCGACAATTCCGCCTTCGACTTCAATCGGCAGCGGATCGCCATCGAAACTGGCCGCGCCGGCAAGGACAAGCATATTGTCCAGACGCGTACGGTCGATGGCCGCACACTCCAGATTGCGATCGGGTTGGAAGCCCAGTTCGACGCGGACGGATCATTCGTTGGCGCGATCGGAACCGGAACCGACGTCACCGAGAGCATCGCCCGCAGCCACGCGCTCGCGGAAAGTGAAGCGCGCTTCCGCAAGCTGGCCGAAGCTGCGCCGGTCGGGATCTTCCAGGCTGATTCGAGCGGCAACATCACCTACGTCAATTCAGTGTGGCTCAAGCGCTTCGGCCTCGAACGCGAGGCCATGTTGGGTGACGGATGGAAATCCGCCCTCGCGACCGGCGAGGAATACGAAGACGATCCGGCCTTCACCGGGTTCCACAAACCCGGTGAAGGCCGGCGCCGTATCATCAGGTTCCGCGATCGCGACGGCGAGGATCTCTGGTGCGAAACGGTCAACGCAGCGGAGTTCGACGAAGCGGGCAATATCTCCGGTTATGTCGGGGTTTTGCACGACATCACCGCGCGCAAACAGGCGCAGGACCAGCTGGCCGAGCGCGAAGCCCAGCTCGCTCTGCTGGCGGACAATGCCACCGACGCCGTGCTTCGGCTGGATCTGGACGGGACGTGCACCTATGCCTCGCCGTCCGCGGAGCAGATTTTCGGCATCGATCACAGTTTGCTGATTGGACAGCAGTTCATCACCGGCTTTCACGCCGACGATCAGCAACGCGTTCAGAGCGAGTTCGATGGGTTGGCAGCGGGCCAGCGCGATCAGGTACGTATCGCGTTCCGTTCCGAAAGCCTGCTCCGCCGCAGCACCTTTCACTGGCTCGAAGCCAATTGCGGCCTCGTGCGCGACCCGGAGACCAGCGAGCCCCGGAATATCATCGCGTCGCTGCGCAACATCGATGAGACGAAGCGGCTGGAGGCTGCGTTGCTCGAAGCGAAGGAAAGGGCAGAAGCGGCGGTCGAAGCCAAATCGACCTTCCTTGCCAACATGAGCCATGAAATCCGCACGCCGATGAACGGCGTGATCGGCTTTACCGAGCTTGCGCTTTCAGGCGACCTTGACGAGGAGCAGCGGCAGAATCTTGAAATGATCGCGGAATCAGGCCGGGCAATGATGCGCCTTCTCAACGATTTGCTCGATTTCGCGAAGATCGAAGCCGGTCAGATGAGCCTGGCGTCCGAACCGACCGACATACGTCACAAGCTGCAAGGCGCCCTGAGGATCATGGAGCCGGTCGCCGTTCGCAAGGGGCTGGCGCTGCGGATGACGGTCGAGGACGATGTTCCCGAATGGGTGGTTTCTGACCCGCTGCGTCTGCGCCAGATCATGCTCAACCTCGTCGGCAATGCGCTGAAGTTTACCGAGACGGGATCGGTTTGCGTCCATGTCTCCCACAGCAAGTCGACGCAGCACCTGACGATCGAGGTCATTGACACTGGGATCGGAATTCCATCCGATCAGATCGACAACGTGTTCGAAAAGTTCACTCAGGCGGACTCGAGCATTGCCCGCCGGTTTGGCGGAACCGGACTTGGCTTGCCGATCTGTTCCCAGCTGGCAGGCTTGCTCGGCGGTTCGTTGCGAGCGGAGAGCGAGGTCGGCGTCGGATCGCGTTTCATTCTCACACTTCCATCCGTTGAATGCGATGCGCCTCCGAGGACTGAAGCGCCGACAACGCTGGATGCACCCTCGGGCGCAGCCCTGTCGCTGCGTGTGTTGGTTGCCGAAGACAACCAAATCAACCAGCAGCTGACCATGGCCATGCTGAGAAAAGCGGGATGCACCGCCTCTCTCGCGGAAGACGGTGCCGAGGCCATTGCTATGATCGCCGAGCGCCACGGCACCGGCGAGGCTTTCGATATCGTGTTGATGGACATGCAGATGCCCAACCTCGATGGCTTGCAGGCAACCCGGAAAATCCGCGCTGCCGGGATTGGGCCCGATACGCTTCCGATCATTGCGCTGACCGCCAATGCCTATCAGGAAGACGTCGATGCGTGCCGCGATGCGGGGATGCAGGCGCATCTGACAAAGCCGCTGCGGCTTCGCGATCTGCAGGGGGTGCTGCGCTTATGGGCCAGACGGGGAAGCACCGAAGCGAGCATCGACCCTGCCGAGGAAAGCGATGCGCTGGAGACCGATCCGCGGCTTCAGGCGCTCTACCGCGAACGCAAGCAGCGCGCGCTGGAGCTCGTCGACGGATTGCTAGCGCAGCCCGGACTTGAGGGCACGACGATCGCCAAGCTTGCCTCGGAACTGCATCAGATTGCCGGCATCGCCGCCTTCTTCGGACAGGCGCAGCTTGGCGAGGAAAGCCAGCGGCTGGAACGGGAGCTGCAAGGCGCCGATGGTGACAAGCTGGACCTGCTAGTCCGCGCAAGGGCGCTGCTCGCAGCCTGA